In one Desulfoferula mesophila genomic region, the following are encoded:
- a CDS encoding Lrp/AsnC family transcriptional regulator, translating into MKLDDINLMLVRHLREGRKSLGVIAKALGITTNTVRSRLAKLDQDGVLTIRGLVNPDQIDGHMLVVIGIKLATPRLVDGAEKFNQLKGVASVVVVTGRFDLLVTVLLNDQFGLTEFYAEEVSKIDEVLSTETFVVYKNLNCHVPYVL; encoded by the coding sequence ATGAAGCTCGACGACATCAACCTGATGCTGGTGCGGCACCTGCGCGAGGGACGCAAGTCCCTGGGGGTGATCGCCAAGGCCCTGGGCATCACCACCAACACCGTGCGCTCGCGCCTGGCCAAGCTGGACCAAGACGGGGTGCTGACGATCCGGGGTTTGGTGAACCCCGACCAGATCGACGGCCATATGCTGGTGGTCATCGGCATCAAGCTGGCCACCCCCCGGCTGGTGGACGGCGCGGAAAAATTCAACCAGCTCAAGGGCGTGGCGTCGGTGGTGGTGGTCACCGGGCGCTTCGACCTGCTGGTGACGGTGCTGCTCAACGACCAGTTCGGGCTCACCGAGTTTTACGCCGAAGAGGTGTCCAAGATAGACGAGGTGCTCTCCACCGAGACCTTCGTGGTTTACAAAAACCTCAACTGTCATGTGCCGTATGTGCTCTAA
- the gcvPA gene encoding aminomethyl-transferring glycine dehydrogenase subunit GcvPA, whose product MRFTPHTPEDRAAMLAALGLGSVEELFAVIPEPLRAKSWDLPAGMSEPEVSQYLAKLAGLNAQNLISFLGGGFYDHHIPAAVDALISRGEFYTAYTPYQAEMSQGILQSIFEYQSAICRLTGLDAANASLYDGGTALYEAAMMAVRKTRRKKLIVCTSVSPIYRIMLETYTVNLHLELVEADVSDPAALEGLLDNDTAGLILQNPDFFGVLHDYTPHFAAVHGIKGLGILGCNPIALAVAKTPAEMGADIAVGEGQPLGLPLSFGGPYLGFMAVSQALLRTMPGRIVGRTHDAQGRTGYCLTLQTREQHIRREKATSNICSNEALCALAAVIFLGLMGKKGLVELAELNMTQAAYARTRLTDIPGVEAVDQGPWFNEFRVRLPIDARVAVSRMIDKGIAAGFPLGRYYPEQANNLLVAVTEKRSKEEIGYLAEGLEAVL is encoded by the coding sequence ATGCGTTTCACCCCCCACACCCCCGAGGACCGGGCGGCCATGCTGGCGGCCTTGGGCCTGGGCTCGGTGGAAGAGCTGTTCGCGGTGATCCCCGAGCCGCTCAGGGCCAAGAGCTGGGACCTGCCGGCGGGCATGAGCGAGCCGGAGGTGAGCCAGTATTTGGCCAAGCTGGCCGGGCTCAACGCCCAAAACCTGATCAGCTTCTTGGGCGGCGGTTTCTACGACCACCACATCCCGGCGGCGGTGGACGCCCTGATCAGCCGGGGTGAGTTCTATACCGCCTACACCCCCTACCAGGCCGAGATGTCCCAGGGCATCCTGCAAAGCATCTTCGAGTACCAGAGCGCCATCTGCCGCCTCACCGGACTGGACGCGGCCAACGCCTCGCTCTACGACGGGGGCACCGCCCTGTACGAGGCGGCCATGATGGCAGTGCGCAAGACTCGGCGCAAGAAGCTCATCGTGTGCACCTCGGTGAGCCCCATCTACCGCATCATGCTCGAGACCTACACCGTGAACCTGCACCTGGAGCTGGTGGAGGCCGACGTGTCCGACCCCGCTGCCCTGGAGGGCCTGCTGGACAACGACACCGCCGGGCTCATCCTCCAGAACCCCGATTTCTTCGGGGTGCTGCACGACTACACGCCCCACTTCGCGGCGGTGCACGGGATCAAGGGCCTGGGCATCCTGGGCTGCAACCCCATCGCCCTGGCCGTGGCCAAGACCCCGGCGGAGATGGGCGCGGACATCGCGGTGGGCGAAGGCCAGCCCCTGGGCCTGCCCCTGTCCTTCGGCGGCCCCTATCTGGGCTTCATGGCCGTAAGCCAGGCCCTGCTGCGCACCATGCCCGGCCGCATCGTGGGGCGCACCCACGACGCCCAGGGCCGGACCGGCTACTGCCTGACCCTGCAGACCCGCGAGCAGCACATCCGCCGGGAAAAGGCCACCAGCAACATCTGCTCCAACGAGGCGCTGTGCGCCCTGGCCGCGGTGATCTTCCTGGGGCTCATGGGCAAGAAGGGCCTGGTGGAGTTGGCCGAGCTGAACATGACCCAGGCGGCCTACGCCCGGACGCGCCTCACGGACATTCCGGGGGTGGAGGCGGTGGACCAGGGCCCCTGGTTCAACGAATTTCGGGTGCGCCTGCCCATCGACGCCCGCGTGGCGGTGAGCCGCATGATCGACAAGGGTATCGCGGCGGGCTTCCCCCTGGGCCGCTACTATCCCGAGCAGGCCAACAACCTGCTGGTGGCGGTGACCGAAAAGCGCTCCAAGGAAGAGATCGGCTATTTGGCCGAGGGTCTGGAGGCGGTGCTGTGA
- the gcvT gene encoding glycine cleavage system aminomethyltransferase GcvT → MTAKTPLHDWHAAHGGKLVDFAGWRLPVSYGDGVIAEHLATRKHGGLFDISHMGRFAVTGPQAQAWLASLLTNDPAKLIPGKAQYTLISNQWGQPLDDAYLYQQAPERYLLVVNAANRDQDRRWLQERLGEGVEFVDHSLRLAMLAVQGPESETLLGELLDEPLPPAGRNHGAFNRMGGVEMYVSRTGYTGEPLSFELFLPWEAAGTVWERLATQGAPLGVVPVGLGARDTLRLEAALPLYGHEYGPDRPILEMPTARLGVDLKPGRGEFLGRAALETQAASLSKRVRAVVALSKGMMREGSPVLVGGREVGAMTSATTVPAWRFAGEAPGDESYVRPLGLALLDSEVGEGQEVEIVYRKLTLPGRVVNAFTRPNGRYLEPIQFDGGIK, encoded by the coding sequence ATGACGGCCAAAACTCCCCTGCACGACTGGCACGCCGCCCATGGCGGCAAGCTGGTGGACTTCGCCGGTTGGCGGCTGCCGGTGTCCTACGGCGATGGGGTCATCGCCGAGCACCTGGCCACCCGCAAGCACGGCGGCCTGTTCGACATCAGCCACATGGGCCGCTTCGCGGTGACGGGCCCCCAGGCCCAAGCCTGGCTGGCCTCGCTGCTCACCAACGACCCGGCCAAGCTGATCCCCGGCAAGGCCCAGTACACCCTTATCTCCAACCAGTGGGGCCAACCCCTGGACGACGCCTATCTCTACCAACAGGCCCCGGAGCGCTACCTGCTGGTGGTCAACGCGGCCAACCGCGACCAAGACCGCCGCTGGCTTCAGGAGCGGCTGGGCGAGGGGGTGGAATTCGTGGACCACAGCCTCCGCCTGGCCATGCTGGCGGTGCAGGGGCCGGAGAGCGAAACGCTGCTGGGCGAGTTGCTGGACGAGCCCTTGCCTCCGGCCGGACGCAACCACGGCGCCTTCAACCGCATGGGCGGGGTGGAGATGTACGTCTCGCGCACCGGCTACACCGGCGAGCCGCTGAGCTTCGAGTTGTTTTTGCCCTGGGAGGCGGCCGGGACGGTGTGGGAGCGGCTGGCCACCCAGGGCGCGCCCCTGGGGGTGGTGCCGGTGGGCCTAGGGGCCCGCGACACCCTGCGCCTGGAGGCCGCCTTGCCCCTCTACGGCCACGAGTACGGCCCGGATCGCCCCATCCTGGAGATGCCCACCGCCCGCCTAGGGGTGGATCTCAAGCCGGGGCGGGGCGAGTTCCTGGGCCGCGCCGCCCTGGAGACCCAGGCCGCGAGCCTGTCTAAGCGGGTGCGGGCGGTGGTGGCCTTGAGCAAGGGCATGATGCGCGAAGGTTCGCCGGTGCTGGTGGGCGGCCGGGAGGTGGGGGCCATGACCAGCGCCACCACCGTGCCCGCCTGGCGCTTTGCGGGCGAGGCCCCGGGCGATGAAAGCTATGTGCGGCCCCTGGGCCTGGCCCTGCTGGACAGTGAAGTAGGGGAGGGGCAGGAAGTGGAAATCGTATACCGCAAGCTGACCCTGCCCGGCAGGGTGGTCAATGCATTCACCCGGCCCAACGGCCGTTATCTGGAACCGATCCAGTTCGATGGAGGTATCAAGTGA
- the gcvPB gene encoding aminomethyl-transferring glycine dehydrogenase subunit GcvPB, translating into MKTIYEISRPGRRAASLPCSRVDESFCQMSQLPPELRRAQPAELPEVAEVDLVRHYTLLSRMNFGVDVGTYPLGSCTMKYNPKFTEQAARLPGFAGLHPLLPQLRRGGLLAQGALRVIHELEDLLKQITGMDAFTMQPLAGAHGELTGIMLMAAYHNDKGNQKSLVLVPDSAHGTNPASAAIAGYEVVTVPSKGGVMDPVAFKEMLNDQVAGVMMTNPNTVGLFNPYIAEIAEAAHQADALMYYDGANLNAIMGMAKPADLGFDIVHLNLHKTFATPHGGGGPGAGPVGVVERLRDYLPISRVEMRPDGTLFLNYDHPKSIGYVAPFYGNFGVCLKAFAYILALGGEGLKEVSQDAVLAANYLRVKLGDKWQVAFDKTCMHEVVFSAEDKVADHGVSALDVAKALIDAGFHPPTIYFPLVVKEALMIEPTETESLENLDALVAAMGRIADMAASDPEALHAAPVSTPVGRLDEVNAARHPVLQEPEA; encoded by the coding sequence GTGAAAACCATATACGAGATAAGCCGGCCCGGCCGCCGGGCGGCCTCCTTGCCCTGCTCGCGGGTGGATGAGAGCTTCTGCCAGATGAGCCAGCTTCCCCCGGAGCTTAGGCGGGCCCAGCCCGCCGAGCTGCCCGAGGTGGCCGAGGTGGACCTGGTGCGCCACTACACCCTGCTGTCGCGCATGAACTTCGGGGTGGACGTGGGCACCTATCCCCTGGGCTCGTGCACCATGAAGTACAACCCCAAGTTCACCGAACAGGCCGCGCGCCTGCCCGGCTTCGCGGGGCTGCACCCCCTGCTGCCCCAGCTCCGGCGGGGCGGGCTTTTGGCCCAGGGGGCGCTAAGGGTGATCCACGAACTGGAGGATCTGCTCAAACAGATCACCGGCATGGACGCCTTTACCATGCAGCCCCTGGCCGGGGCCCACGGCGAGCTCACCGGCATCATGCTCATGGCCGCCTATCACAACGACAAGGGCAACCAAAAATCGCTGGTGCTGGTGCCCGACTCGGCCCACGGCACCAACCCTGCCTCGGCGGCCATCGCGGGCTACGAGGTGGTGACCGTGCCCTCCAAGGGCGGAGTCATGGACCCCGTGGCCTTCAAGGAGATGCTAAACGACCAGGTGGCCGGGGTGATGATGACCAACCCCAACACGGTGGGCCTGTTCAACCCCTACATCGCCGAGATCGCCGAGGCGGCCCACCAGGCCGACGCCCTGATGTATTACGATGGGGCCAACCTCAACGCCATCATGGGCATGGCCAAGCCGGCGGACCTGGGCTTTGACATCGTGCACCTGAACCTGCACAAGACCTTCGCCACCCCCCACGGCGGCGGCGGACCGGGGGCCGGTCCGGTGGGCGTGGTGGAGCGCCTCAGGGACTACCTGCCCATATCCCGGGTGGAGATGCGCCCCGACGGCACCCTGTTCCTCAACTACGACCACCCCAAGTCCATTGGCTACGTGGCTCCCTTCTACGGCAACTTCGGGGTGTGCCTCAAGGCCTTTGCCTACATCCTGGCCCTGGGCGGCGAGGGGCTCAAGGAGGTGAGCCAGGACGCGGTGCTGGCGGCCAACTACCTGCGGGTCAAGCTGGGCGACAAATGGCAAGTTGCCTTTGACAAGACCTGCATGCACGAGGTGGTGTTCAGCGCCGAGGACAAAGTGGCCGACCACGGCGTCTCGGCCCTGGACGTGGCCAAGGCGCTCATCGACGCGGGCTTCCATCCGCCGACCATCTACTTCCCCCTGGTGGTCAAGGAGGCCCTGATGATCGAGCCCACCGAGACCGAGTCCCTGGAGAACCTGGACGCCCTGGTGGCGGCCATGGGGCGCATCGCCGATATGGCCGCCTCCGACCCGGAGGCCCTGCACGCCGCGCCGGTGAGCACCCCGGTGGGCCGTTTGGACGAGGTGAACGCGGCCCGCCATCCGGTGTTGCAAGAGCCGGAGGCCTAG
- the gcvH gene encoding glycine cleavage system protein GcvH gives MSEAKKAPGGLYYTKEHEWVKLEGELAVVGLTDYAQDQLGDITYVELPEVEAEVEQMGEMCVVESVKTAADVYAPLGGVVAEVNSALEDQPELLNQDCYGAGWLVKLKGFDQAELDNLMDAAAYGQLLAEGE, from the coding sequence GTGAGCGAAGCGAAAAAGGCGCCCGGGGGCCTGTACTACACCAAGGAGCACGAGTGGGTGAAGCTGGAGGGCGAGTTGGCCGTGGTGGGGCTCACCGACTATGCCCAGGATCAGTTGGGCGACATCACCTACGTGGAGCTGCCCGAGGTGGAGGCCGAGGTGGAGCAGATGGGCGAGATGTGCGTGGTGGAGTCGGTGAAGACCGCGGCCGACGTGTACGCGCCCCTGGGCGGGGTGGTGGCCGAGGTGAACTCCGCCCTGGAGGACCAGCCCGAGCTACTGAACCAGGACTGCTACGGCGCGGGCTGGCTGGTGAAGCTCAAGGGATTTGACCAGGCCGAGCTGGACAACCTCATGGACGCCGCCGCCTACGGCCAGCTTCTGGCCGAGGGAGAGTAG